The sequence CCTAAGGGTTGCCGGGATCCCCCTAAGGGTCGCCCGGATCAGAACAGCCGCAGCTTGTCGTCCTCGATGCCGCGCAGGCCGTCGTAGTCCAGGACGACGCAGCCGATACCGCGGTCGGTGGCCAGTACGCGGGCCTGGGGCTTGATTTCCTGAGCTGCGAAGATGCCCTTGACGGGCGCCAAGTGCGGGTCGCGGTTGAGGAGTTCGAGATAGCGGGTGAGCTGCTCCACGCCGTCGATCTCGCCGCGTCGTTTGATCTCCACGGCCACGGTCTGGCCGTCCGCGTCACGGCACAAGATATCCACGGGGCCAATGGCAGTGGGGTATTCACGCCGAATCAGGGAATAGCCCTCGCCGAGGGTTTCGATCCGGTCGGCGAGCAGCTCCTGAAGGTGGGCCTCCACACCGTCCTTGATGAGGCCGGGGTCGACGCCGAGCTCGTGCGAGGAGTCGTGCAGGACCTCCTCCAGGGTGATGATGAGCTTCTCGCCACCCTTGTTCTCCACCGTCCACACACCGCCGTCGCCCTCCTTGAGGGAGCAGGGCGGGGACATCCAGTTGAGGGGTTTGTAGGCCCGGTCATCCGCGTGAATGGAGACGGAGCCGTCCGCCTTCACCAGGATGAGACGGGGGGCCGAGGGAAGGTGGGCGGTGAGCCGGCCCGCGTAGTCCACGGAGCAGCGGGCGATGACGAGACGCATGGGGCGAAACGCTACTCGACCGGGGGCCGCCCGCGCGATTCGCCCTGGGCGCACGGTCTCTTTACGGCGGAAATCCCCGCACCCCCGGCGCTGACCAATGGCCGGTTGTATGTGCAATCTCCTGGTGCGCGCCTCTTGTGCGGCATACCGTTGAAGCGGGGGGTCGTGAGGCGAACACGCTCTGTCGCCGAGCCCCTTGTCCCGTCCCTAGGCCCCGTCCGTCCCGACGGGGCCGCGAGAGGAGAACCTCATGTCGCTCGACGTCTCACCGGCCCTCCTCGAACAGGCCGAGCGAGGCGAGGTCGACGAAGCCGCATTTGTCGACTGCGTCCGGAACTCCCTGCCTTATGCATGGGGGATGATCAGCTCGCTGGTGGCACAGCTGAAGGTGGACGGCGGTCAGTTCGCCGACAACCAGACGCCGCCGCCGGACGAGCAGGCGCGCGGCCAGCTGCTGCGCGCGCTGGCGAGTGACGCCATTCGTGGTTCGCTGGAGCGCCACTTCGGTGTGCGGCTGGCTTTTCAGAACTGCCACCGGGTCGCGGTCTTCCCGCTCGACCCGGCCGTGGACGACCGCCTGGCCAAGTTCACCTCGATCCGGGGCCAGCTGCTGAACCAGTCGCCCGAACTGCGCGACTGCTGATCGGAGTTGCTGCCGCTGCGCACGACGCGGGGGGCGCACCGCGTCCGTGCGCCGGCGGCAGCACCACCGAGTGACGGCTGGCCCCGCCGGAAGTACGGCGCGCGAACGACCGCACCACGTGCACCGCGTGCACCTTGGGGAACACCGCACACCGCTCCGCCCCGTCCGGCGGAGTCACCCCAGCTGTGGCAGCACTTCCGCGCCCAGCCGCCGGACGTTCTCCTCGGTGGCGGCGAGATCGCCGGAGCCCTCGACGAGCAGCGCGAACCGCGTGATGCCCGTACGCTCCGCCGTCGCCGCCAGCCGGTCCGCGCACAGATCCGGCGGGCCGACGGGATGCACCCCGCACAACAGCTCCGTGTACGCCAGCGGATCCCGCATGGTGCGGTAGCGGCCGTCGACCGTCACATGCGCGCCCAGCCCCTGCCGCAGCCAGCCGGGCATCGCCTTCATCAGCGTTTCGACGGCATCGTCCCGGCGGTCGGCGATCTGCACCACGCCCGCCGACACATGGCCGGCCGTGGCCACTTCGTCGCCGTCCCGGCCGGCCGCCAGCGCCGCCGACCGCCACAGCGCGACCATCTCCGCCTTCTCGTCGTCGCCGCAGTGCATCCCGAGCAGCATCGGCAGTCCGCGCTCGGCGGCGAGCCGTACGGACGCGGGCGAGGTGCAGGCGACGACCACGGGCGGGCCGCAGGACGTGGTGTCCGGATCGGTCAGCGCCTCGACGGGACGAGGGACGACGGCCACCTCCCGGAACGCATAGCGCTCACCCGCCGCACCGACCCGCGGTTCGCGCAGCCAGCGCAGCAGCAGATCCAGCGATTCGGGGAAGCCGTGGTCGTACGCGGCGAGGCCGGAGCCGAAGACCTCCAGGTCCACCCAGGGCCCGCCGCGGCCGACGCCGAGCGTGAACCGGCCCTCGGAGGTCACATGCAGCAGCGCCGCCTGCTCGCCGAGCGCCACCGGATGCTGGGTCGGCAGCACGCTGATCGCCGTACCGACCCCGATCCGGCGGGTGCGGCCCAGCAGCAGCGCGGCCAGCGTCACCGCGTTCGGGCAGACGCCGTACGGCACGAAGTGGTGTTCCGCCAGCCAGACATCGGTCAGTCCGGCCTCCTCCGCCACCTCGGCGGAGCGCACCGCGCGGTGCAGTGCTTCCCCCTGTCCCTGACCGGGGAATTGAGCGGCCAGGATGAAGGCCCCAACGCGCATCGCTCTCTGCCTCCCTCGCAGCCGACGCGACTTCCCCCTTACAGGCAACAACGTGCGACACGTGCCAAGGGCACGGCCTGACGGGAAATTTCCCGATGATCGCAGAAACCTGTTGGGGGGCGTTCGCCCCTGACCGGGCCGCGTACGCTGGTGACCACCCTCCCCCCGGTTCGACTCCGCTTGCCCGGGGCCCGTCCCCGCAGATTGCCCGAGGTGTTCAGTGTCCCCGCGTCGAAACCGCCAGCGCGGCGGTGCGAAGCCCGCCGACCGCACGGGTGGCGACCGTTACGGCCTGGAGAAGACCGAGGAATGGCGCGGCGAGGAGTGGGTCGTACGGCAGGTCGGAGGCTCCGGCGCGGCCAAGCACTACCGCTGCCCCGGCTGTGACCAGGAGATCCCTCCGGGGGTGCCGCATGTCGTGGCCTGGCCGCAACACGGCGATGTCGACGACCGCCGGCACTGGCACAAAGCGTGCTGGAACGCACGGGACCGCCGGAGCGCACGGCTCCAGCGGTCCCGAAATGCGCCCAGGTACTGAAGTCCCGGGCGTGCTGCGGCGCTACACGTCGCGCTGCTCCTGGACGACGAAGGCGGCGGCCAGGGCCACGGCGGCGACACCGGTCACGATCCACAGTGGGGTCCAGCCCTCCGGGCCGGAATGGTCCGCGAGGAACGGAATGCCGTACAGGGTCGCCAGGGAGTTGGGGACCGAGTAGTTGATCAGCGCCTCCATGAGCCACTTCAGGCTGGTCGCGCCGATCATGAAGACCGCGAGCAGCATCGGCAGCAGGACCACGCCGAACATGGCGCTGATGGCGCCGGCCGAATGCCGCAGCAGGGAGCCCACGGCCAGGGCCAGCAGGCCGAGCATCGAGACGTACAGGCCGGAGCCCACCGTGGACCGCAGCCATTCGTCGGTCGTCGGCTCCGGGCCGTCGACCATGCCGGACATCGCCAGCGCGACGAGTGAGGTGGACAGCGTCGTGATCACGAACGCGAGCCCGAAGAAGACGATCGCCTTGGCGGCGAGCACCCGGGACCGGCCGGGGCAGGCGGTCATGGTGGTCCGGATCATCCCCGTGCCGTACTCGGAGGAGATCACCAGGACGCCGAGCGGGATGATGCACAGGGTGCCCAGCATGACGCTGAAGAACCCGAAGGCGGTCCGGGGGCTGACGGCGTGGCCCGACATGGCGGTGGCGGTGAGCAGGCCGATGCCGACGATCAGCGCGACCATGACGCCCAGCGTCCAGATCGTCGAGCGCACCGAGCGGATCTTGGTCCACTCGGAGGCCAGGGCGTGGCCGAGGTGGGTGGAGTTCACCGGGATCGGAGAGACGTAACCGCCCTGGCCCGCCTGCCAGTTGGGGGCCTGCGGGGCCTGGCCCGGGGGCGCCGCCGGGGGCTGCGGGGCCTGCGGCTGATGCGCCTGAGGCTGCTGCGGGGCCTGCGGTTGCTGCGGCGGGGCGGCCTGGGCCTGGAGCATCATCGTGCCCGCGTCCTTGCCGGGGCCGTGCGCGGCGAGCGGCTGGGGCTGCGGCTGGGCCTGGGGGAGCGGCTGGGCCTGGAGCATCATCGTGCCGGCCTCTTTGGCGGGCGCGGCGCCGGGAGCGGCGGCGGGCTGCTGCGGCTGCTGCGGCGGGGCGGCCTGCGCCTGGAGCATCATCGTGCCGGCTTCCTTGGGCGCCGCCGGTGCGGCCGGGGGCTGCTCCGGGGAGGCGGGCGGCATCGGGGGCGCCGCCGGCATCGGCTGCGGCTGGGCGCCGGCGCCGTGCGGGCCGGGCTCCGGCTGGGGCTGCTGAGGGCTGGTCATCGGGCGTCCTCGTTCTGCGGCGTGGGCATGGCGGCGGGGGCGGCGGGCGCTGAGGCGGCCGGCGGCATCGGCGCGACGGCCTGCGCCGGCTGCCCGTACGGGTGGGGCGCGCCGTACTGCTCGGGTGCCCCGTACGGGTGACCCGGAGCCTGGCCCGGCGGCGGATAACCCGGCCCCGGAACGCCGGGCGCCTGCGGGGCATACGGCTGCTGCATATGCGGCTGGCCGGGCGCATAACCCTGCGGCATCTGCTGAGCCATCTGCTGCGCCATGTGCTGCGGCATCTGCTGCTGCAGCCCGGCGCGCTGGTCGCTCGTCGAGCGGTAGTCCACGGCACCCTGGGTGAGCCGCATGTACGCCTCCTCCAGGGAAGCCTGGTGCGGCGACAGCTCCCACAGGCGGACATCGGCCGCATGGGCCAGATCGCTGATCCTCGGCAGCGGCAGTCCGGTCACCTTCAGCGCGCCGTCCGGCTCGGGTTCGACCTGACCGCCCGCCTCACCGAGCGCGGCGGTCAGCTTCTCGCGCTGTTCGGGCTCGGTGTCGGGCGTGCGCACCCGGGCGAAGTCGGCGGAGTTGGCCGAAATGAAGTCCTTGACGGGCATGTCGGCGAGCAGCTGGCCGCGGCCGATCACGATCAGGTGCTCGGCGGTGAGCGCCATTTCGCTCATCAGGTGCGAGGAGACGAAGACCGTACGGCCCTCGGCCGCCAGCTGCTTCATCAGATTGCGCACCCACAGGATGCCCTCGGGGTCGAGGCCGTTGACCGGCTCGTCGAAGAGCAGCACCTGCGGATCGCCGAGCAGCGCCGCGGCGATGCCCAGGCGCTGGCCCATACCGAGCGAGAAGCCCTTGGAACGCCGCGTCGCGACCTGCTGGAGGCCCACCACACCGAGCACCTCGTCGACCCGGCGCGCCGGGATGCCCGAGAGCTGTGCCAGCGACAGCAGATGCGCCCGCGCGCTGCGGCCGCCGTGCACGGCCTTGGCGTCGAGCAGCGCGCCCACCTGGCGGGGTGCGTTGGGGAGCTTGCGGAAGGGCCGGCCGGCGATCGTGGCGTGCCCCGATGTCGGGGTGTCGAGCCCCAGGATCATCCGCATCGTCGTCGACTTGCCGGAGCCGTTGGGCCCCAGGAAGCCGGTGACGGTTCCCGGCCGTACCTGGAACGACAGGTTGTGCACGGCCGTCTTGGCGCCGTAGCGCTTCGTCAGGCCGACTGCCTCGATCATTCTCCGCCCCTCGCGTGGTGGTCGGGGCAGAGGCGCCCTCGTACCCCCGTGAGGGTTATGAGGCTATCGGGAGGTTGACGGTTCCATCCACTTCGCGGTGCGGGCCGCCGCGGGGGTGCGCCGGGGACCCGTCCCGTACGGCGTCAGGCGTCGCGCTTCTTCAGGACGACGAAGCCGCCCACGAGCGCCGCCACGGTCCACCCGACCATGATCCCCAGGCCGCCCCACGGGCCGTACGGGACCTCGTCGGCAACCCTCGGCACCACCTGCATGATCTTCTGGCCCGCCTGGTCGGGAAGGTAGCGGCCGATTTTCCGGGTGGCCGAGACATTGCCGAGGATGTTGGAGATCAGGAAGAAGAACGGCATCAGGATGCCCAGCGAGAGCATCGGGCTGCGCAGCATCGCGGCGATGCCCATGGAGAACAGCGCGATGAGCGTCATATAGAGGCCGCCGCCGATGACCGCGCGCAGGACGTCGGGATCGCCGAGGTGCGCACGGAGCGCGCCGAGGGCCGCCTGGCCGGCGAAGAACGCCGCGAAGCTCGTCGCCATGCCGACCACGAGGACCAGCGCGGTGGCCACCAGCAGCTTGCAGGACAGAAAGGTGGCGCGCTGCGGTACGGCGGCCAGCGAGGCCCGGATCATCCCGGTGCTGTACTCGTTGGAGACCACCAGCACCCCGAAGACGATCATCGCGAGCTGCCCCAGGCCCATCCCGGCGAAGCTGATGTTCGTCGGGTCGAAGGCGACCCGGCGGTCGGCCGTCATCGAGCCGAAGTCGTGCCGGGCCAGGGTGCAGATCAGCACGCCCAGCGCGAGGGTGACGACCACCGCGACGCCCAGCGTCCACACCGTCGACCGCACCGATCTGATCTTGGTCCATTCCGAGCGCAGGACCTGGGTGACCACCGCCATCGGTCAGCTCCCCTTCCTCTGCCGGCGTTGCCGCCAGTCGGCGCCCCAGCCCTCGGGCCGCACCGGCGTGCCGTCCACCGGCCGCGCCGCCGCCGGACGGTCGGCGTGCGCGTGGTACTCCACCGAAGCCGCGGTCAGCTGCATGAACGCCTCCTCCAGGGAAGCCTGCTGGGGGCTCAGCTCGTGCAGCACCAGCCGGCCGCGGGCGGCGAGCTCACCGAGCCGGGCGGCCGGCACCCCGTCGACCTCCAGCGAACCGTTGCCGACCGCCACCGCATGGATCCCCTCGGCCCCCAGCAGATCCCGCAGCCTCTCCTGCTCCGGGGAGCGCAGCCGGACGTACGAGCGGGAGTTCTCGGCGATGAAATCGGCCATCGAGGTGTCCGCCATCAGACGGCCCTGGCCGATGACGATCAAGTGGTCGGCGGTGAGTGCCATTTCGCTCATCAGGTGCGAGGAGACGAAAACGGTGCGCCCCTGGGACGCCAGATCCTTCATCAGATGGCGGATCCAGTGAATGCCCTCGGGGTCGAGGCCGTTGACCGGTTCGTCGAAGAGCAGCACCTGCGGATCGCCGAGCAGTGCCGCGGCGATGCCCAGCCGCTGCCCCATGCCGAGCGAGAAACCCTTGGTGCGCTTCCTGGCCACCGAGGTCAGGCCGACGGTGTCCAGCACCTCGGCGACCCGGGCGCGCGGGATGCCGTTGCTCTGCGCCAGGCACAGCAGATGGTGGTAGGCGCTGCGGCCGCCGTGCGTGGCCTTGGCGTCCAGCAGCGCGCCGACATATGTCAGCGGATCCCTCAGCTGCCGGTAGTGCCTGCCGTCGATACGGACCGTGCCCTCGGTCGGATTGTCCAGATCGAGCATCATCCGCATGGTCGTCGACTTGCCCGCGCCGTTGGGACCGAGGAAGCCGGTGACGATGCCGGGGCGCACCGTGCACGTCAGATGGTCGACCGCCACCTTCTCGCCGTAGTGCTTGGTCAGCCCGTCCAGCTCGATCATGTACAGCACGCTAAGGGCGCCCCCGGGCCCCCGCCACCGCGCCGCGCGGGCCACGCGCGTCCGCGCCCCCGCACCGCCACAGCGGCGGTACGAGGGCGCGGAGGGGGACCGGGAACCCGTCAGCGGGACTGCTGGGCGGGCACGCCGCGGGAGATCTCGTCCTCGCCGGGCGCGCCGGCCGCGGCCACCGCCGCACCGGTCAGCGTCGCCAGCATCTCGCGGACGTTGGTCAGCTGCGCGTTGATGGAGTCGCGGCGGTTGGTCAGCGCCGCCAGCTCGCGCTCCGATTCGCTGCGGATCCGGTCGGCCTTGGCGTTGGCGTCGGCGACGATGTCCTCGGCCTGGCGCTGCGCGGTCTCCACCGTCTGGCGGGCCCGGCGCTCGGCGTCCGTCCGCAGCTTCTCGGCCTCCAGGCGCAGCTGCTCGGCGCGGTGCTCGATCTCGGCCAAACGCTTCTCCGCCTTGGCCTGACGCGAGGCCAGATCCCGCTCGGACTGCTCCCGGCGCTTGGCGAGGTTCGTCTCGAAATCGGCGGCGGCCTGCGCGGCCTTGGCGCGGGTCTCCTCGAAGAGGGAGTCGGCCTCCTCGCGCTTGGACTGGGCGTCCTTCTGCGCCTCGGCCCGCAGCGTGGCGGCCTCGCCCTTGGCCTTCTCGACGATCCGGGCGCCCTCGTCCTCGGCCTTCGCCTTGCGCTCCACGGCGAACTGCTCGGCGTCGTTACGGACCTGCTGGGCGGCCGACTCGGCCAGCTCACGGTGCTGCTCGGCGGCCCGGCGGGCCTCCTCACGCAGGTCCTTGGCCTCCTCCTCGGCGAGGCGGAGGATCTTCTCGACGCGCGCACCGAGACCTGCATAGGACGGTTCGGCGTCATTGACCTGAGCCTGGGCGTTCTGCGTCTCGAGGTGCAGCTCCTCGATGCGCTTTTCCAGCGACGTGATACGGGCCAGTGCGCTGTCGCGGTCGGCGACGAGCTTGCTGATGCGGTCGTCCACCTGACCGCGGTCGTACCCACGTCGCACGAGCTCGAAGCCGTAGGGGGAGGATGTGTCGCTCATGGGGTTCCTGTCGAAAGAGACCGGTGGAGGTGATAAGGGGAATCCTAGGGGGCTTAACGGCGTGTCATCGAGTCATTGCGCGTTTGAAGTGGAGAATGACCCCTCATTTGAGTGGCTACCCTTCAGACTGCTTGCCACTCGAACGAGTTGCGCCGGCTCCCGCTCCCGCCTTGACGCCCCCTTTGCCCTCCCCGCCGCCGGCGGGCGACTCAAAGGACTCCAGGGCCTCCAAAACGTCCTGAACCCGGGAGATTTCGGCGTTGATGTCCTCGCGCCGGCGCACCAGGACCTCCAGCTCGCGCTTGCCCTCCTCCACGATCCGGCCGGCCTCCGCCTCCGCCTCGCTGCGCATCCGCTCGGCGTTGCGTACCGCTTCGGCCTTTTTGTTCTCGGCCTCCTT is a genomic window of Streptomyces gilvosporeus containing:
- the nucS gene encoding endonuclease NucS, translated to MRLVIARCSVDYAGRLTAHLPSAPRLILVKADGSVSIHADDRAYKPLNWMSPPCSLKEGDGGVWTVENKGGEKLIITLEEVLHDSSHELGVDPGLIKDGVEAHLQELLADRIETLGEGYSLIRREYPTAIGPVDILCRDADGQTVAVEIKRRGEIDGVEQLTRYLELLNRDPHLAPVKGIFAAQEIKPQARVLATDRGIGCVVLDYDGLRGIEDDKLRLF
- a CDS encoding SCO5389 family protein encodes the protein MSLDVSPALLEQAERGEVDEAAFVDCVRNSLPYAWGMISSLVAQLKVDGGQFADNQTPPPDEQARGQLLRALASDAIRGSLERHFGVRLAFQNCHRVAVFPLDPAVDDRLAKFTSIRGQLLNQSPELRDC
- a CDS encoding LLM class flavin-dependent oxidoreductase, with protein sequence MRVGAFILAAQFPGQGQGEALHRAVRSAEVAEEAGLTDVWLAEHHFVPYGVCPNAVTLAALLLGRTRRIGVGTAISVLPTQHPVALGEQAALLHVTSEGRFTLGVGRGGPWVDLEVFGSGLAAYDHGFPESLDLLLRWLREPRVGAAGERYAFREVAVVPRPVEALTDPDTTSCGPPVVVACTSPASVRLAAERGLPMLLGMHCGDDEKAEMVALWRSAALAAGRDGDEVATAGHVSAGVVQIADRRDDAVETLMKAMPGWLRQGLGAHVTVDGRYRTMRDPLAYTELLCGVHPVGPPDLCADRLAATAERTGITRFALLVEGSGDLAATEENVRRLGAEVLPQLG
- a CDS encoding ATP/GTP-binding protein, whose product is MSPRRNRQRGGAKPADRTGGDRYGLEKTEEWRGEEWVVRQVGGSGAAKHYRCPGCDQEIPPGVPHVVAWPQHGDVDDRRHWHKACWNARDRRSARLQRSRNAPRY
- a CDS encoding ABC transporter permease subunit, which encodes MTSPQQPQPEPGPHGAGAQPQPMPAAPPMPPASPEQPPAAPAAPKEAGTMMLQAQAAPPQQPQQPAAAPGAAPAKEAGTMMLQAQPLPQAQPQPQPLAAHGPGKDAGTMMLQAQAAPPQQPQAPQQPQAHQPQAPQPPAAPPGQAPQAPNWQAGQGGYVSPIPVNSTHLGHALASEWTKIRSVRSTIWTLGVMVALIVGIGLLTATAMSGHAVSPRTAFGFFSVMLGTLCIIPLGVLVISSEYGTGMIRTTMTACPGRSRVLAAKAIVFFGLAFVITTLSTSLVALAMSGMVDGPEPTTDEWLRSTVGSGLYVSMLGLLALAVGSLLRHSAGAISAMFGVVLLPMLLAVFMIGATSLKWLMEALINYSVPNSLATLYGIPFLADHSGPEGWTPLWIVTGVAAVALAAAFVVQEQRDV
- a CDS encoding ABC transporter ATP-binding protein, with translation MIEAVGLTKRYGAKTAVHNLSFQVRPGTVTGFLGPNGSGKSTTMRMILGLDTPTSGHATIAGRPFRKLPNAPRQVGALLDAKAVHGGRSARAHLLSLAQLSGIPARRVDEVLGVVGLQQVATRRSKGFSLGMGQRLGIAAALLGDPQVLLFDEPVNGLDPEGILWVRNLMKQLAAEGRTVFVSSHLMSEMALTAEHLIVIGRGQLLADMPVKDFISANSADFARVRTPDTEPEQREKLTAALGEAGGQVEPEPDGALKVTGLPLPRISDLAHAADVRLWELSPHQASLEEAYMRLTQGAVDYRSTSDQRAGLQQQMPQHMAQQMAQQMPQGYAPGQPHMQQPYAPQAPGVPGPGYPPPGQAPGHPYGAPEQYGAPHPYGQPAQAVAPMPPAASAPAAPAAMPTPQNEDAR
- a CDS encoding ABC transporter permease, whose translation is MAVVTQVLRSEWTKIRSVRSTVWTLGVAVVVTLALGVLICTLARHDFGSMTADRRVAFDPTNISFAGMGLGQLAMIVFGVLVVSNEYSTGMIRASLAAVPQRATFLSCKLLVATALVLVVGMATSFAAFFAGQAALGALRAHLGDPDVLRAVIGGGLYMTLIALFSMGIAAMLRSPMLSLGILMPFFFLISNILGNVSATRKIGRYLPDQAGQKIMQVVPRVADEVPYGPWGGLGIMVGWTVAALVGGFVVLKKRDA
- a CDS encoding ATP-binding cassette domain-containing protein, yielding MIELDGLTKHYGEKVAVDHLTCTVRPGIVTGFLGPNGAGKSTTMRMMLDLDNPTEGTVRIDGRHYRQLRDPLTYVGALLDAKATHGGRSAYHHLLCLAQSNGIPRARVAEVLDTVGLTSVARKRTKGFSLGMGQRLGIAAALLGDPQVLLFDEPVNGLDPEGIHWIRHLMKDLASQGRTVFVSSHLMSEMALTADHLIVIGQGRLMADTSMADFIAENSRSYVRLRSPEQERLRDLLGAEGIHAVAVGNGSLEVDGVPAARLGELAARGRLVLHELSPQQASLEEAFMQLTAASVEYHAHADRPAAARPVDGTPVRPEGWGADWRQRRQRKGS
- a CDS encoding cellulose-binding protein, with protein sequence MSDTSSPYGFELVRRGYDRGQVDDRISKLVADRDSALARITSLEKRIEELHLETQNAQAQVNDAEPSYAGLGARVEKILRLAEEEAKDLREEARRAAEQHRELAESAAQQVRNDAEQFAVERKAKAEDEGARIVEKAKGEAATLRAEAQKDAQSKREEADSLFEETRAKAAQAAADFETNLAKRREQSERDLASRQAKAEKRLAEIEHRAEQLRLEAEKLRTDAERRARQTVETAQRQAEDIVADANAKADRIRSESERELAALTNRRDSINAQLTNVREMLATLTGAAVAAAGAPGEDEISRGVPAQQSR